The DNA sequence TCCGGGCGATTGGTCGCAGACCGGGGCGATCGaagcgatagcggcgattatatgagaaccagccttaagcACGCGCGTTTTTTAGACGTGGACGGCAACTGGAAAAGAACATTTCACATGTCAGGACAGTGGTGTCTCCCAGATTTTTGTACTAATCATCTCTGATGGAGAAAAGATACTTAGCAATGTAAATGTGGTTGTGTGAAAACAGgttaaaagggaaaacagctcacttccggttgccgtcttGCGCGGAGTAAGAGTACAGTTACAAAAGTTATCCTGCTTCCAAATTTTTATTCTACGTTGCATCGTTTTAATTTCTGTTTGCGAAAGTTAACAATTATGTTCTCTCACGACCTAGCTATTGCCAGCTGTGTCGTTGGCTCGAGTTCAAGTGTCTTTTATTTTAGAATCTTGTATTACAACAATTAACCGCATCAATCTTTCTTGGTTGCATACATGACTTGAACGAATGCTCCAGTATCATTCGAATAACCAATTTGAACGTTGATCCATCAATCAATAACTCGAGAGATAAAAGTGACAAGTGTCGCTTTGAAAAGCAGAGCTGCCGGAAGCAGgaaagctaaaaatgttaTAACCTCTATTTTCTGTAAAGACCACTCTCTGTGCAGAAAGCGGTTTTTGCACATGCTGTGGGGCTATTTCAGAGGATTAAAACTATGAAGTTTGGATATCATTTTAAACCGCTCCTTTGGCCTCTTTAAATGCATTAAACTTATTTTTCAGAGCAGTGATTGCCCGCGTGCAATATTTCTAACGCCATTAATGCCGGGTTGGGAAAATTAAGGAATAGTTTCTACGAATTTACGATATTGACGGATGCACATCGCTCTGTCGTTAAAAATTAAACCGTCACCTGTTATGAAGCGTTAAAGAACCAAACTTCCTAAATATAATTTCAaacttcctctttttcttttccctagGGAAGTTGGTGCTTTGATTTGTAATGGGGAAATGAAAGCTCTGACGTAAGTGAAGGAAGTTGATTTACGGGTAAGCGAGCGAATGGATGGCAAGTTTAACATGGAAGCTAAGGGTACTTAGAACGTCAATGAGTCAGCAATAGCTTTCTCCAGTAATTGCAACATAACAATaactttgtttacatttccaagtgattcattttacttttaagCCAGTGGACCAGAAATTCACGCGTTCTAGTTCTGAAGTGATGGCTTATGTCTAGAGGAGCAAGGGTTAGCTtgtcattttgaaatatgaCAGGACTTGTTCAGGATCCTCGAAAGTCTTGCCTTCGAATCGAAGATGAAGCTGATAACACTTTGAAACATTTAAATACGCAAAGACACTCGCGGATACTCTGCGATGTTGTATTAATAGTGGATGGAGAGGAGTTTCCAGCTCACAAAGGTGTTCTTGCTGCTCATAGCAAGTTCTTTCTAACAATGTTTACTACAGATATGCTTGAAAAGGGTGAAACAAGAACTTGTATTAACTGTGTCAGCGCGACAGCTATGAGAAGCCTTTTAGAGTTTATGTACGGCGGACACCTTCAAATTCATTTGGATAATGTTGTCGAGTTGCTGGAAGCGTccgattttctttttgtagcgAAGGTGAAGAGGGCATGCTGCGAATTTCTTGAAAGCACTGTGGATTTGGAAAACTGTCTAACGATTCTTTCCATTGCCGATGCACTTTGCTGCGATGGTCTCAGTCGAGCTATCACAAAATATATTAACCAAAAGTTCACTGAATTTGCCAAAACAGAAGTGTTTTTGAGATCAGGCTTTGACAATGTTAGGAAATTTTTGTCAAGTGACGATGTAAAcgttgaaaatgaagaaaaaattctAGAAATCTTGGTAGACTGGATAAAGTACGACCCGGAAAGGAGAGAGTGCTGCAAGTTTGAACTTTTCAAACTTGTTCGACTGCCTTTTATTCCAGCGTCACGCTTGCAGGATCTGAAGGAACTGGCCACAACGGACATTGCGCAATCATGTCCTCAGGAAACTAAGAAAACCGCTGCACGAAAATACTACAGTAGCGTTGAAGTAATTATGGTAACAGGTGGATGCAATGACTCCACTATTCTATCGTCTTCCTGTTGTTTTATTCCAGTCGTGAACAAATGGGTGTTGTTGTCAAATATGAAAGTTCCCCGGTGGAGGTAAGTCTACTCTCTGACACTCGAGGCAAGTCAGAAAAACTCTCCGAAGAAATCGTGACTAACGAAAATCGCCCGACACACTTTCGGTAGTCCCACATTTGCCCGCTTTCGTTTGTTCTATTCCCACTGACTGAGCTTGCGTGTCCAAGGATGAGAACGTCTTTTCAATTCAAGTTCAATGAACTTGTTGGCAAGTTTTGATGATGTTGTGCTTACCTCGAGCCCCGAAGTGTGCACAGCAACCGTATCAATATTTATCTTGACGGAATCTGATCTTCCGCGTCAGGAAGGTCCTGTGAAGGAAGGTTCTTTGTTAGGTATTGACGTTATCACAACTACCGTATTAGCTGCATCCAGAGTCTTCAGTGGCGGATCTAGGgaagccccccccccccttattttggcaaaaaaaataataataatgaaaaaacgCAGAAGGAAGAAAAGCCGGCAGGGCATGCGATATTCGCAAATcgattttgtttcaacatcTCAAAAAAAACCGGTCCCCCTCCTTAGCTCAAGGTCTGGATCCGCCACTGGTCTTTGTGTTATAAATATAGGATTTactatgcaaaaaaatgtttgctttcAGACATCAGATGTTAGTCTTGGGAGACCAACTACTGGTACTCGGTGGTTTGAGAGATGTCTGTGTCAAAGAGCCCTTCACTCCATTTGTGGAAATGTTTTCCAGACAAAGTAACTCATGGGATCCAGTTCTCCATCAGCCAGAAGTGCGTGATGTCGAGATTGACTCGTTTTGCGCAGTCTCCACTGGAAATAAAGTCCTTGTTGTAGGGGGTATAAATTCTGGGGTCAACAACTGTACATCTTGTGTTTACTCAATCGAAGGATCCTCTCGAACAGCATTGCTATCAGCGCTATCAGTTCCCAGGGCGGGACATTGTCTGGTGACGTCAGGGGAACGTACGTATGCCATAGGTGGATTTCAAACTCCTTTCACAGGCACAATGTCGGAGGGGCTTCGAAGTGTTGAGTGTTATGGGCTGGAACAAGGTTTGTTGGAAGTTGACAACATTCTCCTCAATATTTTGAACGAGAAGAACTGGAAAAAATGTCTGAGTGGCCACATAAACTAGAAATAACGACACCTTACAGCACAGGTGCTCAACTAACTCGTTCCCAAGTTTTCGATCTTTCAACCGTGGGAACGAGGCGAAAGATTTTTCCTCGGGTCGAAAGCACCAATTATTGAATTAGGAAAGGCACTTCTTCTTCACCCATACAAAAGATTTATTTGTCAGAAGCTTCCAAACACTCCAAACACAAGTATGCCACGACAACTGTAGTGGTTAACTCCCATATATTTCACTGTTGTCCAAATGCTGTTTATTCCCCGTTCTTTTCGCAGATACCTGGAACAGAGTTCAGCCTATGAATGAACGACGACTCTTTGCGGCAGCAGTTTATTTGAATGACAAGATCTTCGTCTTCGGTGGCTGTGATGGACACAGCATCCTCAGTTCTTGCGAAGTttacgatgcaaaacttgaccAGTGGCAGTATATCTCTCCAATGCTGGTTACCCGGATGAAACACTCCGCAGCAGTTTGTGGTGGAAAGATTTATGTCATCGGTGGTGTGAATGCCAGAGCGGGGCCTGGGTTAAGAACAGTGGAGTGTTATGTTCCTGAGGAGGACCGCTGGACAAAAGTACCTGACATGCAAAGTGGTAGATTCGATCACCAGAGTTCTGTTACTAACTTAGGATATAAGTTCCTAGTTCACGCCATGGAAAATAATGACGAATAGAGCAACTTTTTAAGGCTGAATAGCGTTTGCGATTTCTTCCAAGGCTCACCTAACAGTTACTTGCTTATGGAGTGATAAAGaacattcaaataaaaaattatcatgAACTTCAAAGCTGacctaaaacaaaaacttaaaataaacttCTCGTAAGCGCAAGATTTGGGCGCCGACGAACAATAGTTAAGCGAGGGAAATGAGCGTATACCATTTTTCTTATTGCAAGATTCAGCGTTAACCGGGGGAGCTTGACGTGTACAATTGCCAAGGTGACGAGACCATAAAGGTTCAACATTTCATCCCTCGTCGCTTTATTCCCAAACAGTCAAAGAAGAGAATGCCGTAGATaacttcctttgtttttttgtagctCAGGAGCTAgcacaaaataacaattttcaGAGTTCATTTCTTTCTCCGTTTCTTGGTATTGTCTTGCTTTTAGGTCCCAAATCAAACCAGTGGTTACTTGCATTTGAAACAGCGTATTAACAAGGACTTTTTGAAAAGATTACTTTTCAAGGAAAACGTGGCACCATCATGAAATAGTAGGACGTCACTCCAATAAATATGGAGCGAAAAAACGTCTTTAAGCAACACGAAATTCAATATGCCCAGAAGAAGCTTTTGTTGTCAATTGGTATCCTGGGAATTCAAAGTGCAAATTTcgtttcaaagaaacaaacgagTCTTTCATATGGCCAGGGCCAGCGCCAGCGCGAGAAACCTGATGCAGTTAGTACTTCATTGGCGACAATTTTTGTAGAAGTCAGCAGTGTTCTGGTGGCAGCGACGTAATTGGTGGTGCTACATGCTATCTCTTTAATGAGTGCGTATTGTTCATACAGAAAGAATTGAAAGGAATATGGAGTGCCAGTTATACGTCAAATGATTTGACGAGTCTCTTGAGAAAATAGCATGGAagaaaccagaaaaaaaaaattggggacCCTTAACGAAACTAGATCCTTTCGTTGACTGCCAGCGCAAAATGGTTCAACTACTGAATAAGAAGGACGCGTCTTTGTTGATGACAAGGTTGAAATCTCGTCAGTGAAGCCGCCAAAATCTACCTTTCGCCTTTACACGACAATTATACAAGGGTCCAGGTAAGTGCGACGGGTGTCCAGGCGTTGTAGTTAATACCACAACACAAAACAAGATTTATTGGGTGTTAATCTCAGTATTAACTCGATATGCATTCATCAATGACACTCGGCATCGAACTATGCACATTCGTCGTAAGTTCAGAGGAGAAGAAAGTTCAGCATAACCGAGGACAGAGGCAAAATGGCTCACAGTTCAACAAGTTCAACACCTGTTGTGTACATAACAAGAAAGGAAACCTTTAGTGCCAGTCACAGGCTTCTGAACCGAGGTCTTAGTCTAAAGGAAAACGAATTGCTGTTCGGAAAATGCACAAACGCAAACGGCCACGGTCACAACTACAAGGTAAAAGTCACTCTCCGTGGAAAGCAAGATCCCACGACATCCATGGTGATGCACTTGGGAAAACTGACCGAGCATCTGAAATCAGTTATCGATCCGTTGGACCACAAGAATCTCGATCTGGATATTCCTTACTTTAAATCTGTGATGAGCACCACGGAGAATGTTTCAGTGTACGTATGGAACGAGATGAAGAAGCTTTTACCGACCGGGTTGCTGTACGAGGTCAAGGTTTCGTCCACTGAAAAGAACAGTTTCGTGTACAGGGGAGAGATGCAAGACAAGCAATGATGTACAATATTCAAAAGGGTTGAATTATTGTTGTAAAGCACACAATCCTTTCCGAACACATGTGTTATCAAGTATTAGTATTAGTATTATAATGTGTTAAGTGCCTTTTTTTTCGATCCGATGCCTGGAACTTGGTGATTACATAACAACTTCACTTTACCACTTCCAATTTTTACTCTCCTTGAAATTAAGGGCACACGGAGGCCTGTTGTAGGTTGGGAGGCATACAAAAGTTTACGCAATTAAATTTCCTCTTAGCATTCAGGTACTGTGTTGTTGAGTGGAATAGGAAGTATTTAGAGTAAATATTTGTAGGACTACACTGATAATGGTAGAAGCCCCAGGGTCAGTCAGTTGGgatgagaaaaagaattcAGAACTGGTGAAAACGACGCTCACTTCAGCTTGTCCCTATTTTTCCCGTGATTTCTGCCTCCCCTCCCAACTAAATGTTCTTGATTTTCCGAGAATGTTGAAAAAGTGCGAATGGTTCCTCTAGTCTCCAGTGTCCATGCATCTTTCTTATTGTAGACACTTTCTTATGGCTAAAACGAGTGAAGCTCTAATTAAGGTTAAATCGTACTCCACTTTATTAACCGAACATCGCTTATtttctaaaattattttttatctcttGAGCATTATGAAGTTGTCAAATGGCTGTGACATGGTTACATATTAAACTAAATGTATTTCTCATGATTGATATTACTTCTAAAAATAATTACCATGgggtgttaaaaaaaaggttaagAATAAATTCAATCTTAAGGTTGTAAAAAAAAGCTGCACAATGTCAAAATACTATTTCTCATATGCGAACTACAATCAGGCttcataaaagaaactgagttACTACGGGCGTTCTGATTAGTACAAAAAAAATCTATCCAATAGTTCTGTCACTGGCTATTACACGTCTTATGACGAATTTTGAGGGATGACAATTGTTGTTCACTGCATTAGAAACCGTATTTTCTCGTCCAACTCCATCCTGCTacttacaataattgttttaagaAAGCAATACACCGCATTTTCTTCAGGTTTACCGGCTTAATAAACTCGGTAAAGATTTaggataaaactgaaaaaggttgaaaacCACTCGCCTCCCGCCCGTGATTTACAGGCTTATTCCCGTGTTCTCTTAAACATCCTTGGAAAGAggaaggggggggggagtTATTGGTCCGGTAAACCCAAAGATTTCGGTCCATTGCTCATTGACAAGTATTACGCTAAATCTCTGCAACGTACGGTTGCAATAAATCAAAATATATAACTCAAATCACTTTAATATCtgtctatatatatatgatgttAATCCATGAAATGTATCAGAGCTGCGGATGAAAAGAGACATttgtatgatcctcgcagtttttagCGCTACTTGAGTAGTAGCGTAAAAGGTCTGGaaattcaggcctttctcgctactGTTTAAGTGGCGCTAAAAACTGCGACGATTTTACACATTTGTGTCGTTTAATACCTGTGCTGCATAATTTGGTAGATAATTAAGCCATAATTCCACATATCACCAACTTACTCAACTTAAACAGGAATGACAGAAACCTTCGCAGATCTTTTCCCTATGATAATTATAGTTATGTTGAATATTGGCCAAGATATGGTTGTGATCAATGTTGTGTCTGATCAACGAGTGAATCAAAACGAATTAATAATTGTTCAAATTACTGTACTCATACTTGTAATATTTGTGTGTATTTGAATCTTGAGAAACTTCtttaattatgaaaaagaatttcaaatatATTGGGgttcttttcaattcttggttttcactcacgtgatgagagggacatgttggtgtacaaaacaatggtaaaatgtcgctcaagttttgcataataatagaatcaaattgtcaaaagaatgttttcgctattgttctgtacaccaacatggccgccgtgacgtcacgtgaaaaccgagaatacGACGAACAAGTCTTTTCATAGACTGCGAGTAGTGTCGAATTTCGGCGAGCCAAACGACGGAGGGCATTCGACGTACTCGCGTTCAGTGAAAAAATGGCGAAGAGGTAATGTTGTAACTTAGACttccaaaaacaacaaacaaacaaaacaaaacaaaacatgctGTCAAGAACTCAGTATTAAATTGTTCCTATAAGTAAAGGATAAATGGTTCTAACATAATCAAGCTGCAACTTTCTAAACTTCTGTACCAGGGTAGTTCGCATCTTCCAGAACCGCAGTCAGCCATCCTGCTAAATCGACTTCCTTAAGTTCAAATGCAAGAATAAAGGGATGTCTctagaaaataaaaaccaaaagaggaaaaatattACCTAACTTTAAATTCACTTACAAGAATTTCACCTGCCTTTGACAGATCTCTACAGCTTTATCCAACATGGTTGCTATT is a window from the Acropora palmata chromosome 1, jaAcrPala1.3, whole genome shotgun sequence genome containing:
- the LOC141878262 gene encoding kelch-like protein 6, with product MTGLVQDPRKSCLRIEDEADNTLKHLNTQRHSRILCDVVLIVDGEEFPAHKGVLAAHSKFFLTMFTTDMLEKGETRTCINCVSATAMRSLLEFMYGGHLQIHLDNVVELLEASDFLFVAKVKRACCEFLESTVDLENCLTILSIADALCCDGLSRAITKYINQKFTEFAKTEVFLRSGFDNVRKFLSSDDVNVENEEKILEILVDWIKYDPERRECCKFELFKLVRLPFIPASRLQDLKELATTDIAQSCPQETKKTAARKYYSSVEVIMVTGGCNDSTILSSSCCFIPVVNKWVLLSNMKVPRWRHQMLVLGDQLLVLGGLRDVCVKEPFTPFVEMFSRQSNSWDPVLHQPEVRDVEIDSFCAVSTGNKVLVVGGINSGVNNCTSCVYSIEGSSRTALLSALSVPRAGHCLVTSGERTYAIGGFQTPFTGTMSEGLRSVECYGLEQDTWNRVQPMNERRLFAAAVYLNDKIFVFGGCDGHSILSSCEVYDAKLDQWQYISPMLVTRMKHSAAVCGGKIYVIGGVNARAGPGLRTVECYVPEEDRWTKVPDMQSGRFDHQSSVTNLGYKFLVHAMENNDE
- the LOC141878865 gene encoding 6-pyruvoyl tetrahydrobiopterin synthase-like, which translates into the protein MAHSSTSSTPVVYITRKETFSASHRLLNRGLSLKENELLFGKCTNANGHGHNYKVKVTLRGKQDPTTSMVMHLGKLTEHLKSVIDPLDHKNLDLDIPYFKSVMSTTENVSVYVWNEMKKLLPTGLLYEVKVSSTEKNSFVYRGEMQDKQ